From the genome of Populus alba chromosome 10, ASM523922v2, whole genome shotgun sequence, one region includes:
- the LOC118045456 gene encoding uncharacterized protein — MIRWWTSALQLTELFVSTVVHLLYGLYIFSTALAGDLSQVMNEWFFKANVNGVVKEEETKEILTTTATETSVDDLPPIVLVHGIFGFGKGKLGGLSYFAGAEEKDERVLVPDLGSLTSIYDRARELFYYLKGGQVDYGEEHSNAYGHSQFGRTYEQGHYPEWDEDHPIHFVGHSAGAQVVRVLQQMLADKAFNGYESTSDKWVLSITSLSGAFNGTTRTYLDGMQPEDWRNMKPICLLQFCRIGTIIYDWLDIHWLKAYYNFGFDHFNMSWKKIGIFGLIHCLLGNAGPFASGDWILPDLTIQGSMQLNCHLQTFPDTYYFSYATKRTRRICGINVPSSIFGIHPLLFIRVLQMSQWRHPPDVSPPYKGYRDEDWQDNDGALNTISMTHPHIPVEHPSQFVGRDSECQPLQPGIWYYKIVEGDHILFIVNRDRAGVQFDMIYDSIFERCRKHVFRKSQQTLPYEIQQ, encoded by the exons ATGATAAGGTGGTGGACATCTGCTCTGCAATTAACAGAGCTGTTTGTAAGCACGGTAGTGCATTTGCTATATGGGCTTTACATATTTAGCACAGCTTTGGCTGGTGATCTTTCACAGGTAATGAATGAATGGTTTTTCAAGGCTAATGTGAATGGTGTTGTTAAAGAGGAGGAGACCAAAGAGATAttaacaacaacagcaacagaaACCAGCGTTGATGACTTGCCTCCTATTGTGTTGGTTCATGGAATCTTTGGATTTGGCAAAGGG AAATTGGGAGGTTTATCGTACTTTGCAGGAGCAGAGGAGAAAGATGAGAGGGTCCTGGTGCCCGATTTGGGGTCTCTAACTAGCATATATGATAG GGCACGcgagttattttattatttgaaaggtGGGCAAGTTGATTATGGAGAAGAACACAGCAATGCTTATGGCCACTCGCAATTTGGACGGACTTATGAACAAG GGCATTATCCTGAATGGGATGAGGATCACCCTATTCACTTTGTTGGGCATTCTGCTGGAGCGCAGGTTGTTCGGGTGTTGCAGCAAATGCTTGCTGATAAG GCATTTAATGGGTATGAGAGCACTTCTGATAAATGGGTGTTAAGTATCACTTCCCTCTCTGGAGCATTCAATGGGACTACAAGGACCTACTTAGATGGGATGCA GCCAGAAGATTGGAGAAACATGAAACCAATATGTCTGCTTCAGTTCTGTCGCATAGGAACAATAATTTATGACTGGCTTGACATTCATTGGCTGAAGGCTTACTACAATTTTGGATTTGATCACTTCAACATGTCCTGGAAAAAAATTGGGATTTTTGGTCTTATTCACTGCCTGTTGGGGAATGCAGGACCCTTTGCTTCTGGAGATTGGATACTTCCTGATCTTACAATTCAAGGGTCTATGCAACTAAACTGCCATCTACAAACCTTTCCTGATACATATTATTTCAGTTATGCTACCAAACGTACTAGGAGAATCTGCGGTATCAATGTTCCTTCAAGCATCTTTGGAATCCACCCATTGCTTTTTATAAGAGTGTTGCAGATGAGCCAGTGGCGTCATCCTCCAGATGTCTCTCCCCCTTATAAGGGATACAG GGATGAGGATTGGCAGGACAATGATGGAGCACTCAACACCATATCTATGACCCACCCTCACATTCCAGTCGAACACCCAAGCCAATTTGTTGGACGTGATTCGGAGTGTCAACCCTTGCAACCGGGAATATG GTACTACAAGATTGTTGAAGGCGATCACATATTGTTCATTGTGAATAGGGATAGAGCAGGAGTTcaatttgatatgatatatgaCAGTATTTTCGAGCGTTGTAGAAAACACGTCTTTAGGAAGAGTCAGCAAACTTTACCATACGAAATCCAGCAATAG